A segment of the Lineus longissimus chromosome 11, tnLinLong1.2, whole genome shotgun sequence genome:
tattcattcaaAATAACATGCTGGTGCTGGCGAGAAACGAATATTTCGTCCAAGATATGATCACTAAACCTCGCCAGTTAGTTCGCCATGCACCGCCAAACTCACACCATGCAGATGCGATGGCGCCAGGCTCTACACTCCTGAGATATTTTCCCTTGAACATGCTTCATTACATGGCGGGTAGGCCctcggtgaggatgaggatgcaACAGTTTATGATTTCCCACAGGCCCCTAaaggacaatcaagtgacaAAGGTTAAAGGAGTCGAAGTCTTTTCCAATTATGGTAGCCCTACGTTCGCTTTGATGTTATCCGACGATCCAGTTGCCCCCGTCCCATGAGCCCGAGTCCTGGACGACGGCAGTGGTGCCCTTCGCCCAGCGGGTGCACCACAGCTGCGTCCAGTGCCGCTGGGCGCAGTAAGTTCTCTCCTCCAGCGTGAAGCATTCCATGAAGAGACGGTCAAAGAAGGTCTTCCCAAGCTCACTCGCAAAGGTTGTGTCCACCGCCTGAAACAcacaaaacacacaaaacacaCAATCATGTACACTCGATGGGTAAGGATGGTAGCGTGAGATTGGCCAAGGAGACTGACACTCAACCGCTAATCGttttggccaaaggtacttgatTGAACTCAGCAATGTGACCAGATCATACTGTTGACAAGAGGTCACCCAAGTACCTTTTGCCAGATCTATCTAAAAAACTATTAAGCTGTGACCACGTCTACATTTGCTGTCTGATTCTCGACCCACCGTTAAGCAGTCTTTAAACTTCTCATCGCATTCGCAGTGTACGATGGTATGCGGCCGGAGACTCTGGTAGTTGTATTTCTTGTCAAATGCATTGATGAAGTAGTTACAGTGGTCATGTTCTCGGCAACACGAGTCTGTCGCATTCTCCGTCCCTGAAACATAAATATGATATGCTCTTGGCATGAATTTGTCTGCGGTGGCTGTGGatgtagactcccggggcagtccattgcgtcatcctattTGGATCTCCTGGCaacaggacgaggccggcccactgcgtccggagtgtaggttGGATATGACGCTTCAATGATATGACGATATAACCATGATAACTTCCAGGGCATGCCTTTTTAGTGACTGTACGACAGAGAGAACTACCATTCCCTTCACACCGGTTGGATACATTTTGTAATCCTTACCTAAATCATGATAATGTTCAGCCACGTTGTCAGCCCCACACCACTTCGTCCCTGGAGCAATGAGCGGGTTGATGGCAGACCCCGAGGCTATCGTACTGTTTTCCCCCACTGGGCGCCACAAGTCAACCACCCGGGCCTGGCGGTACTGGATGGCCAGCTCCCGTCGCTGACAGTTGTCGATCATCTCAAAAACAGCTTTCgctcctgtttgatatgagttgatAGAGAtgatttattatttctgtggGTGCCAACTTTCACGACAATTGACGTAACCGGTCTTTAAAGGGGGCTATGGGCAGGAGCAAGGGGGTCAAGGATTTTGTATTGGGAAACAAACTGCTAACCTCGACACTGGGTCGTTTAGTTCCTCACACTTGAACGCTTTCCATTCTGTAACTGCTAGCTCTATGATCCTCACCTATTGTTGCATATTGGATGTCGTCTGCCTTCAGCATGCTGGAGACGAGGTTCTTGCCATACGACACGGTACATCTCTTCATGCCACTGTCCTTCGACACGTAAGCCTCAATATAAGCCTTGCCGTCTGTCACACGGATTCGGTAGAGACCATCGTCAGATGGCGCCAGAGCTTCATAGGCAATCTGACCTGGACAAGATATCAAACATATATCACCGGGGCTTGAAATGGGTTGGAAAAAGGATTCAAAGCCTCGTCGTCCTGGCACAAATTGTAAAGCTAAAATAATCGATATTTCTAAATCGGTTGGCAATTTTGAAACCGAACTTTCACAAGTTTGAGTGACGTAGTACGGGTGTGCATCATTTTGATGCACAGTTTGCGTTTAAAGCCATGCTCGTTATAGCTGAAACAAATGAGTTTTCTTACGCTGCTGGCCCTGGCGCGAGAGCGTTCGCGTTCAGGCCTGACAGGACATGCGCGCTGTGGACCATGCTCGTTACTCACCGTTTCTAAAGCCTGTGAAAGCTACATTGCAATAACCGAGGACAACACAACAAGCAAGCACGAGCAGGATATTCATCCTCGTCATGGTCTCGGTTCCGAATGGCGACGATCAATGGCTTTCAAGAGATCAATGACTTCTGGCCAATCGTCCACCTTGGCCTTGGCAAGATTTGATTTGTTGACAGGTGATGATGTAACAACTGCGGTGGTCTGATATAAACCAAGCTTGTGATTTCTAGTGCACCCGTAGGCCCTCCCGACGCAACTGCAGCTCGTAAGGTGATGTAGGTATTGACCACCACTACGCCATACACTCACAAGACACAGAAGCGAATTCGATGGGTTATAATATCATAATTTTACTTCATAcagatgaggacaaagtcacacccAGTTGCCGGAATAAGACCTCTCACCCAGGACCGACCCCAAAATATATGGTCCGACATTGGGTGACATTGCTTATCAGTTTGAATGTTATTCAACGACAGTACGTGATAGTTTGATAAGATATATATCATTCACGGGGACGAACATGCGACCAGTTTGTGTATCGTCCACTGCAGGCAGAGTGATACGAGAAACTCGTCCAAATACATGTTCTCCAACGTGACAAACTGAGACTTCTGGGTCAATGGTATGAAGAGGAGATACCACGGATGTAGCACTGTACCCCCGGGCTGTACCCGTGCTGAGACAAACGCACGGAACCCCGCCATGCTGCTATTTCATAGGGTTTCCGTCACTTCTACAGAATAGTAGCATCTCCTCCCCTGGTTTGTGGTTTCCGTATCATGCCTCGTGCCATGCCCCACCCTTCCTCTACACGTGTTTGTTCTGATGCCACGTCCAGCGCATGGATTGCACTGATGTCCTACCTGTCAGCTACGTGGCAGCACCAGCCTTAACCGTGTGAACAACCTAACTTCGACGGCACATTCTTATGCAAAGGGATTTGCAATGTGTACTGGTAGCTAGGTGCTATCCGCTCGGCTGGATAATGAGCTAACGATATATGACCAACTCGAAGCTAGGCTTTGTTAGCGAGAATTCGTGCAAATCGTTCAAACAAAACTTTCTTAGGCCTAGCACCATTGCTGTTCCTCCGGGTGGCTATGCTCGATGTTGGCTTGATAGGCATATAGGAATGATGGCATAAATATTATTGTGGTCGTTGCTGATATCGATAGCGTTCTGTGGATATTTGGTGACGGATTAAGATAGACGGAACTTGGTCTCTGGATATTATGTGGAGGTGCTCGGTAGATAAGGTAGGTTCATAATATCGATGTAAATAATGTAACCCTCATATCAAGCATATATAGCTTGTTAAGCTTACAACTTGTAAGCTAAACTAGTTTAGCTGACTGTGCAATGCGCTTTCTTGTG
Coding sequences within it:
- the LOC135495330 gene encoding uncharacterized protein LOC135495330, translating into MTRMNILLVLACCVVLGYCNVAFTGFRNGQIAYEALAPSDDGLYRIRVTDGKAYIEAYVSKDSGMKRCTVSYGKNLVSSMLKADDIQYATIGAKAVFEMIDNCQRRELAIQYRQARVVDLWRPVGENSTIASGSAINPLIAPGTKWCGADNVAEHYHDLGTENATDSCCREHDHCNYFINAFDKKYNYQSLRPHTIVHCECDEKFKDCLTAVDTTFASELGKTFFDRLFMECFTLEERTYCAQRHWTQLWCTRWAKGTTAVVQDSGSWDGGNWIVG